In Xanthomonas sp. SI, the following are encoded in one genomic region:
- a CDS encoding alpha-2-macroglobulin — MHTDSKRQWRLLRAGLLSTFLLLGLALALGGCKRNESGQLPDASGEPVKGQKEAMKGFGLVRAYPDQKGDGLSLALEFSRPLVGTQDFDKLLRFEEKVGTDESAWSLSDDGKTLRYPYVEAAKDYTVLISADLLAADGSRLGKPLKQKVYTGELEPAVGFASQGSVLPARESRGLPVVSLNVPEVDVEFMRVKEGSLPAFFAQYQRGGRRGSWEMDSDYSDHTPISQLAESVYVNRFVLGGDKNERALTYLPIQDIKELQAPGLYFAVMKRPGRFENEYDTAFFTVSDIGLHARAYKDKLFVHTASLQSGEPLKKVELRVLDAKGELFLKGETDANGNALLNYTLDAGQVLVARSGTDLSMLPFNQPALDLSEFAVAGRENAWFDVFAWSGRDLYRPGETVRVSALLRDNDGKPVATSGKGAQPVFLRLKQPDGKIFRETRLQPGEQGYFSFEQLIPADAPTGRWQVEFRTDPSSKEAVQGMTLRIEEFLPERMKLDLDSAQKTLKPGEPFKLQATAAYLYGAPADGNRFTAKLAVAVEQHPVESLPGYFFGDSTLQLPREAKDVIDTEFGADGKIAEDLALPDEAKPTSTIAALVSASVYETGGRTVTRTLKRVLWPAPALVGVRPLFDDTDGADANANARFELMRVDAQGKPQPAKGLKVTLVRELRDYHWAFADNRWDYDFTRRFENKQSITVDAGSGAAKFDFPVEWGEYRVDVFDPSTGLTTRYPFRAGWSWNDENRGLDARPDKVKLALDKTGYKAGDTLKVTLTPPHAGPGVLMVESDKMLYVQDIDVKPGSSFEIPVTKDWERHDVYVTALVFRGGSAPSKITPARAVGVAFVPMERKTRRVAVGLVAPKQMRPEQPLPVTVSVPELAGKQAHVTISAVDVGILNITRFPVPDANAQFFAQRRLGVDSYDIYGRVIESFEGGTGKLRFGGDMALAALPQAKRPTARVQTVDLFSGSVKLDAKGNARVQLPVPDFNGTLRVSALVYSDERYGNRDVETLVRAPIVAEASMPRVMAPGDRSTVTLDVQNFTGQAGEFKVQVDGEGPLAIAENARSAKLGKDGKATLSFPLVAQEGYTVAKVRVRVNGNGFSVDRRYDLPVRAAWPSVLRAQTRVLDPLAPVTLGMGDAEGLMAGSVNARMLVSALPPIPFASALQGALNYPYGCAEQTTSKGYAALLLDDTTAKLLGAQGLDAATRRARMEGAFGRLASMQISSGHFSMWGDDGYVNPGLTPYIAEFLLDAKDAGFAVPDNVLQKALNRLSEDLLSGGNNFYGQDRRENLKFANQAWSGYVLARVNRAPLGTLRALYDNDRGKALTGLSLVHLGVALSLQGDKKRGDAAIAAGFAKDSGDRPPYFGDYGSVIRDDALMIALLHERGLAKPEYDARAVALGREIDARRRSGWLWLSTQEQVALARMGKALLVNQSKLVSGQLAIGDNSEAIDAAKAFGRQFGEAELARGVSFVPQGEAPLYASLEIAGIPRKAPEVDESTLKVEREWYSTDGKPWTPRPLKEGEALIVRVTITSNVGMPDALLTDLLPAGLEIENFNLGDAKQWADVVVDGIEISDRSEAADVKHEEFRDDRYVAALSLAQGGKAQVFYLVRAVTPGTYTVPPPLVEDMYRPDLRGVGRSNPGTINVVQP, encoded by the coding sequence ATGCACACGGATTCGAAGCGGCAGTGGCGCCTCCTGCGCGCGGGGCTGTTGAGCACCTTCCTGCTGCTGGGCCTGGCCTTGGCGCTGGGCGGCTGCAAGCGCAACGAATCCGGGCAGTTGCCCGACGCCAGCGGCGAGCCGGTCAAGGGCCAGAAGGAAGCGATGAAGGGCTTCGGCCTGGTTCGCGCCTATCCCGACCAGAAGGGCGACGGGCTGTCGCTGGCGCTGGAGTTCTCGCGGCCGCTGGTCGGCACCCAGGACTTCGACAAGCTGCTGCGCTTCGAAGAGAAGGTCGGCACCGACGAGAGCGCCTGGTCGCTGTCCGACGACGGCAAGACCCTGCGCTATCCGTACGTGGAGGCGGCCAAGGACTACACCGTGCTGATCTCCGCCGACCTGCTCGCCGCCGACGGCAGCCGCCTGGGCAAGCCGCTCAAGCAGAAGGTCTACACCGGCGAACTGGAGCCGGCGGTCGGCTTCGCCTCGCAGGGCAGCGTGCTGCCGGCGCGCGAGAGCCGCGGCCTGCCGGTGGTGTCGCTCAACGTGCCGGAAGTGGACGTGGAGTTCATGCGGGTCAAGGAAGGCTCGCTGCCGGCGTTCTTCGCCCAGTACCAGCGCGGCGGGCGCCGCGGCAGCTGGGAAATGGACAGCGACTACAGCGACCACACCCCGATTTCGCAGCTGGCCGAGTCGGTCTACGTCAACCGCTTCGTGCTCGGCGGCGACAAGAACGAGCGCGCGCTGACCTATCTGCCGATCCAGGACATCAAGGAGCTGCAGGCGCCGGGCCTGTACTTCGCGGTGATGAAGCGCCCGGGCCGGTTCGAGAACGAATACGACACCGCGTTCTTCACCGTCAGCGACATCGGCCTGCACGCGCGCGCCTACAAGGACAAGCTGTTCGTGCACACCGCCTCGCTGCAGAGCGGCGAGCCGTTGAAGAAGGTGGAGCTGCGCGTGCTCGACGCCAAGGGCGAGCTGTTCCTGAAAGGCGAGACCGACGCCAACGGCAACGCGCTGCTGAACTACACGCTCGACGCCGGCCAGGTGCTGGTGGCGCGCAGCGGCACCGACCTGTCGATGCTGCCGTTCAACCAGCCGGCGCTGGACCTGAGCGAGTTCGCCGTGGCCGGGCGCGAGAATGCCTGGTTCGACGTGTTCGCCTGGTCCGGCCGCGACCTGTACCGCCCCGGCGAGACGGTGCGCGTGTCGGCGCTGCTGCGCGACAACGACGGCAAGCCGGTGGCGACCAGCGGCAAGGGCGCGCAACCGGTGTTCCTGCGCTTGAAGCAGCCCGACGGCAAGATCTTCCGCGAGACCCGCCTGCAGCCGGGCGAGCAGGGCTATTTCAGCTTCGAGCAGCTGATTCCCGCCGATGCGCCGACCGGGCGCTGGCAGGTGGAGTTCCGCACCGATCCGTCCAGCAAGGAAGCGGTGCAGGGCATGACCCTGCGCATCGAGGAGTTCCTGCCCGAGCGCATGAAGCTGGACCTGGACAGCGCGCAGAAGACGCTCAAGCCGGGCGAGCCGTTCAAGCTGCAGGCCACCGCCGCCTATCTGTACGGTGCGCCGGCCGACGGCAACCGCTTCACCGCCAAGCTGGCGGTGGCGGTCGAGCAGCATCCGGTCGAGTCGCTGCCCGGCTATTTCTTCGGCGACTCGACGCTGCAGCTGCCGCGCGAAGCCAAGGACGTGATCGATACCGAGTTCGGCGCCGACGGCAAGATCGCCGAGGACCTGGCGCTGCCGGACGAAGCCAAGCCGACCAGCACCATCGCCGCGCTGGTCTCGGCCAGCGTCTACGAGACCGGCGGCCGCACCGTGACCCGCACGCTCAAGCGCGTGCTGTGGCCGGCGCCGGCGCTGGTCGGGGTGCGCCCGCTGTTCGACGACACCGACGGCGCCGATGCCAACGCCAACGCGCGCTTCGAGCTGATGCGGGTGGATGCGCAAGGCAAGCCGCAGCCGGCCAAGGGGTTGAAGGTGACCCTGGTGCGCGAGCTGCGCGATTATCACTGGGCGTTCGCCGACAACCGCTGGGACTACGATTTCACCCGCCGTTTCGAGAACAAGCAGTCCATCACCGTCGATGCCGGCAGCGGCGCGGCCAAGTTCGATTTCCCGGTGGAGTGGGGCGAGTACCGCGTGGACGTGTTCGATCCGTCCACCGGCCTGACCACGCGCTATCCGTTCCGCGCCGGCTGGAGCTGGAACGACGAGAACCGCGGCCTGGACGCGCGTCCTGACAAGGTCAAGCTGGCGCTGGACAAGACCGGCTACAAGGCCGGCGACACGCTCAAGGTCACCCTGACCCCGCCGCATGCCGGTCCCGGCGTGCTGATGGTCGAGAGCGACAAGATGCTGTACGTGCAGGACATCGACGTGAAGCCGGGCAGCAGCTTCGAGATCCCGGTGACCAAGGACTGGGAGCGCCACGACGTCTACGTCACCGCGCTGGTGTTCCGCGGCGGTTCGGCGCCGAGCAAGATCACCCCGGCGCGCGCGGTCGGCGTGGCCTTCGTGCCGATGGAGCGCAAGACCCGGCGTGTGGCGGTGGGCCTGGTCGCGCCCAAGCAGATGCGTCCGGAGCAGCCGCTGCCGGTGACGGTCAGCGTGCCGGAACTGGCCGGCAAGCAGGCGCACGTGACCATCTCTGCAGTGGACGTGGGCATCCTCAACATCACCCGCTTCCCGGTGCCTGATGCCAACGCGCAGTTCTTCGCACAGCGGCGCCTGGGCGTGGACTCGTACGACATCTACGGCCGGGTGATCGAGAGTTTCGAGGGCGGCACCGGCAAGCTGCGCTTCGGCGGCGACATGGCCTTGGCGGCGTTGCCGCAGGCCAAGCGTCCCACCGCGCGGGTGCAGACCGTGGACCTGTTCTCCGGCTCGGTGAAGCTCGACGCCAAGGGCAATGCGCGGGTGCAGCTGCCGGTGCCCGACTTCAACGGCACGCTGCGGGTCTCGGCGCTGGTGTATTCGGACGAGCGCTACGGCAATCGCGACGTGGAAACGCTGGTGCGCGCGCCGATCGTGGCCGAGGCCAGCATGCCGCGGGTGATGGCGCCGGGCGACCGCAGCACGGTCACCCTGGACGTGCAGAACTTCACCGGGCAAGCGGGCGAGTTCAAGGTGCAGGTGGATGGCGAAGGCCCGCTGGCGATCGCCGAGAACGCGCGCAGCGCCAAGCTCGGCAAGGATGGCAAGGCCACGCTCAGCTTCCCGCTGGTGGCGCAGGAGGGCTACACCGTGGCCAAGGTGCGGGTGCGGGTGAACGGCAACGGCTTCAGCGTCGACCGCCGCTACGACCTGCCGGTGCGCGCGGCGTGGCCGTCGGTGCTGCGCGCGCAGACCCGCGTGCTGGATCCGTTGGCGCCGGTGACGCTGGGCATGGGCGATGCCGAGGGCCTGATGGCCGGTTCGGTCAACGCGCGCATGCTGGTCAGCGCGTTGCCGCCGATCCCGTTCGCCAGCGCGCTGCAGGGCGCGCTGAATTACCCCTACGGTTGCGCCGAGCAGACCACCAGCAAGGGCTACGCCGCGCTGCTGCTCGACGACACCACCGCCAAGCTGCTCGGCGCCCAGGGCCTGGACGCGGCCACCCGCCGCGCGCGCATGGAAGGCGCGTTCGGCCGCTTGGCCTCGATGCAGATCTCCAGCGGCCACTTCTCGATGTGGGGCGACGACGGCTACGTCAATCCGGGCCTGACCCCGTACATCGCCGAGTTCCTGCTCGACGCCAAGGACGCCGGTTTCGCGGTGCCCGACAACGTGCTGCAGAAGGCGCTCAACCGGCTCAGCGAGGACCTGCTGTCCGGCGGCAACAACTTCTACGGCCAGGACCGCCGCGAGAACCTGAAGTTCGCCAACCAGGCCTGGTCCGGCTACGTGCTGGCACGGGTCAACCGCGCCCCGCTGGGCACGTTGCGCGCGCTGTACGACAACGATCGCGGCAAGGCGCTGACCGGCCTGTCGCTGGTGCACCTGGGCGTGGCGTTGTCGCTGCAGGGCGACAAGAAGCGCGGCGACGCGGCGATCGCGGCTGGCTTCGCCAAGGACAGCGGCGACCGTCCGCCTTACTTCGGCGATTACGGCAGCGTGATCCGCGACGATGCGCTGATGATCGCGCTGCTGCACGAGCGCGGCCTGGCCAAGCCCGAGTACGATGCGCGCGCGGTGGCGTTGGGCCGCGAGATCGACGCACGCCGCCGCAGCGGCTGGTTGTGGCTGAGCACCCAGGAGCAGGTGGCCCTGGCGCGGATGGGCAAGGCATTGCTGGTCAACCAGAGCAAGCTGGTGTCCGGGCAGCTGGCGATCGGCGACAACAGCGAGGCGATCGACGCGGCCAAGGCGTTCGGCCGCCAGTTCGGCGAGGCCGAACTGGCGCGCGGGGTCAGCTTCGTGCCGCAAGGCGAGGCGCCGCTGTACGCCAGCCTGGAAATCGCCGGCATCCCGCGCAAGGCGCCGGAGGTGGACGAGAGCACGCTGAAGGTGGAACGCGAGTGGTACAGCACCGACGGCAAGCCATGGACGCCGCGGCCGCTGAAGGAAGGCGAGGCGCTGATCGTGCGCGTCACCATCACCTCCAACGTGGGCATGCCCGACGCGCTGTTGACCGATCTGCTGCCGGCTGGCCTGGAGATCGAGAACTTCAACCTGGGCGACGCCAAGCAGTGGGCCGACGTGGTGGTGGACGGCATCGAGATCAGCGACCGTTCCGAGGCCGCCGACGTCAAGCACGAGGAGTTCCGCGACGACCGCTACGTGGCCGCGCTAAGCCTGGCGCAGGGCGGCAAGGCGCAGGTGTTCTACCTGGTGCGCGCGGTGACCCCGGGCACCTACACGGTGCCGCCGCCGCTGGTCGAGGACATGTACCGTCCCGACCTGCGCGGGGTGGGGCGCAGCAACCCGGGCACGATCAACGTCGTGCAGCCTTAG
- a CDS encoding nucleoside hydrolase, which translates to MRSLKRWAALALLALASGAAAAAPAAKTPTQKVVVSTDIGDDIDDAFALALLLRSPELNVLGIASAWGDTALRAQLLQRLLQQAGRSEIPLAIGHATTSTIPFSQARWAAQGTLPRKAPDAADFILAQARRHPGQVTLLVLGPLTDAARALQRDPQGFAQLKQVVLMGGSVRAGYGKSRYRPPSAPAPEYNIVSDIGAAQRVFAAGVPIVLLPLDATQVTLEEPERVALFAHGDPLTDALTQLYYQWRDTDQPWASATPTLFDVVPVAYLLDPSLCPTVPLRIAVDDQGYTREVPSGASAAGGAAAVDAPADGGHAAPGVANAQVCLALDRPRLIALYMQRLLR; encoded by the coding sequence ATGCGCAGTCTGAAACGGTGGGCGGCGCTGGCGCTGCTGGCCTTGGCATCGGGTGCCGCCGCGGCGGCGCCTGCGGCCAAGACGCCGACGCAGAAAGTGGTGGTGTCCACCGACATCGGCGACGACATCGACGACGCGTTCGCACTGGCGCTGCTGCTGCGCAGCCCGGAACTGAACGTGCTCGGCATCGCGTCGGCCTGGGGCGACACCGCACTGCGTGCGCAGTTGCTGCAGCGTTTGTTGCAGCAGGCCGGACGCAGCGAGATCCCGCTGGCGATCGGCCATGCCACGACCAGCACGATTCCCTTCAGCCAGGCGCGCTGGGCGGCGCAGGGCACGCTGCCGCGAAAGGCGCCGGATGCGGCGGACTTCATCCTGGCGCAGGCGCGGCGCCACCCCGGCCAGGTCACCTTGCTGGTGCTCGGACCGCTGACCGACGCGGCGCGCGCGCTGCAGCGCGACCCGCAGGGCTTCGCCCAGCTCAAGCAGGTGGTGCTGATGGGCGGCTCGGTGCGTGCGGGCTACGGCAAGTCGCGCTACCGGCCGCCTAGCGCGCCGGCGCCGGAATACAACATCGTTTCCGATATCGGCGCCGCGCAGCGCGTGTTCGCCGCCGGCGTGCCGATCGTGCTGCTGCCGCTGGACGCGACCCAGGTGACCCTGGAGGAACCGGAGCGGGTGGCGCTGTTCGCGCATGGCGATCCGCTGACCGACGCCTTGACCCAGCTCTACTACCAGTGGCGCGACACCGACCAGCCCTGGGCCAGCGCCACGCCGACCCTGTTCGACGTGGTGCCGGTGGCGTACCTGCTCGACCCGAGCCTGTGCCCGACCGTGCCGCTGCGCATCGCGGTCGACGATCAGGGGTATACGCGGGAAGTGCCGTCCGGCGCGAGCGCGGCGGGCGGCGCTGCGGCCGTCGACGCCCCGGCGGATGGCGGCCATGCGGCGCCTGGCGTCGCCAACGCCCAGGTCTGCCTGGCGCTGGACCGGCCACGGCTGATCGCGCTGTACATGCAGCGCTTGTTGCGCTGA